One Trichomycterus rosablanca isolate fTriRos1 chromosome 12, fTriRos1.hap1, whole genome shotgun sequence DNA window includes the following coding sequences:
- the LOC134324688 gene encoding uncharacterized protein LOC134324688 codes for MSLSAFLMHSVQCTAIAAVRVGHLLLGFAQLLPFYFRFSPFWRFVFIRVYLFPVSPVGFLFLLVFALVFPVWLPSPPSGLERYCSRSSLRKPANRSLEGGLYSPVPRLPPHQPLHINAGFSSALRQIVCLPPRPAIPTPPGFPAYLSSPGFGSFAPCVLVPLLPASSCSSRPWTAWDTFLHTRMNTTAPPVHLSDTLRLLPSVPPQPLPQCSPLFGSFSIIFRFVNSNKSPITYLWF; via the exons ATGTCTTTGTCTGCTTTTCTGATGCATTCAGTGCAATGTACTGCTATTGCTGccgttcgagttggtcatcttctgttAGGATTCGCCCAGCTCTTACCTTTTTACTTTCGTTTTTCCCCGTTTTGGCGTTTTGTTTTCATCCGCGTTTATTTATTCCCCGTTAGTCCGGTcgggtttttgttcttgttagtGTTTGCGTTGGTTTTTCCTGTTTggctcccttctccccctagcggctTGGAGCGGTACTGTTCCCGGAGTTCGCTGCGGAagccagccaatagatcgctggagggcggactcTACTCACCTGTGCCTCGTTTACCACCTCATCAACCACTGCAtataaacgccggcttttcctCTGCTcttcgccagattgtctgcttgccacCGCG CCCAGCGATCCCCACACCACCTGGCTTCCCGGCTTACCTATCGTCTCCTGGATTTGGCTCCTTCGCTCCTTGTGTCCTGGTTCCACTCCTACCTGCCTCTTCGTGTTCCTCCAGACCCTGGACTGCTTGGGACACCTTCCTGCACACCCGGATGAACACCACGGCTCCCCCTGTTCACCTCTCAGACACCCTGCGCCTTCTACCATCAGTACCGCCCCAGCCGCTTCCCCAGTGTTCTCCGTTGTTTGGTTCATTTAGTATTATCTTTCGTTTTGTTAATTCCAATAAAAGCCCCATTACCTACTTGTGGTTCTGA